GCGGTCCTCACGGCTAATCGTCCGCTCCGACGTTCTCCGTACTCTCGAAACACGCCGAGTCCGGCTCGATGTTCGCGTACTTGACTGCTTCCTCACCGAGCGACGTCACGCGTTCCTCGATATCGGCGTCGACTATCTGACCGTCAGCGATGTGATTGTGTGCGTTCGGAACCGCGGCCTGATGCGGGATGACCCAGCAGTTCAGCGCCCGGCAGACCGAGCGGAGGTGTTCGAGCGCGGTGATGGGAAAGCCCCCGCCGGCGACCGCTAGCAATCCCACGGTTTTGTGTTCGAACTCGTCGAAGCCACAGTAGTCGAGTGCGTTCTTCAG
The genomic region above belongs to Haloarcula hispanica ATCC 33960 and contains:
- a CDS encoding NADPH-dependent FMN reductase, coding for MSEPHIVGVVGSLREESYTRVGIERALVAAEELGATTELLDLQEFDLPVFDADHREVGDAVEFADRVHAADSILLGTPVYHGSYSGMLKNALDYCGFDEFEHKTVGLLAVAGGGFPITALEHLRSVCRALNCWVIPHQAAVPNAHNHIADGQIVDADIEERVTSLGEEAVKYANIEPDSACFESTENVGADD